From Rhodovibrio salinarum DSM 9154:
TTCAGCGCGAAGTATAGCTCGCTCTCGCTCAGGACGTATTTGACCTCGTACGGCTTCTCGGCGCCATGCGCATCCAGCAGATATTGGGCGACATTCGTCTCGTAGGCCCAATAATCCGCCCGTCCGGCTTCCAGGAGCCGCACGATCGGCTTGGCCTTGCCCTGCGGCATCAGGGCCGATTCCGACACGCCAGCTTCCGTCAAGAGTTGCTCGGCAACATCGTCCCGGATAGTCGCCGTCCGCGCGCCGTTCAGGTCCGTGGGCTTGGACACGTCCGCCGTCCCCTGCGCGCCAAGAACTCCGATACGGGTCGCGGTGATCGGACCGACCCATAGGAATTTATCCTCACGCTTTGCCGTGCGGGTCGTGGCGAACAGAACGGTACCGGGGCGATTGAGGGCCAGATCGTAGCCGCGGGCCCAAGGGGCGAACTGAACGTCCCCGACCGTGGTCTCGGCCCCGGCTTCCTTGAGGATCGCCTCGAGCAGGTCGATCGAGATGCCCTTCGGCTCCCCGTCTTCCTGGTAGTTAAAGGGTGGGTACTGCTCGCTGTAGAAACTCAATTTGTCGACCGGCGAGGCCGCGAAAGCGGGTCCCATCGCCGTGGCAATCGACCCGACCAGAGCCGCAACGGCGATCGACATACGGATAAGAGGGCGCTTCATGCCTAGCTCTCCAATGCAGTGGATGGATACGGTGGATCGCGCTCACCGATCAGGCGGAACGGATGTCTGTGAGAAAGGCGTCGGTCTTGTGGTCGAGATCCGTCAGGTCGCCGTGCAGCCCGTCGACGGCGGAACTGACCTTGCCTGAACTCTCGGCGGCAGCGGCAACCGCGTCGGTCATTTCGCCCAGGTGTGCTTGAGCCTCCTGGGCGGCCGCGGCTGCTTGCTGCGCCGACTCGGCGATTTCCTGGGTCGCCGCGTCCTGCTGCTGTGTCGCGGACGCGATGCTTTGGACGTATTCGTCGACCTGCTGGATGGTCGTCGCGATGCCGCTAATCTCCTCCACCGCGCGCCGCGTGGCGCCTTGCACCCCATCAACGTGCGAGGCGATCTCGTCCGTCGCCTTCTGGGTCTGGGTCGCAAGCTGCTTGACCTCGCCGGCCACGACGGCGAAGCCCTTGCCGGCATCACCAGCGCGGGCCGCCTCGATCGTCGCGTTCAGCGCCAGCAGGTTGGTCTGTTCCGCGATGTCGCGGATCAGGTCGAGCACCTCGCCGATCTTGCCGGCGGCGCTATCGAGCGCGCCCACCGTTTCATGTGTCGTCTTGGCGCGATCGGCGGCGCGTTGAGACACTTCGGTCGACTGATTGGCGTTGCTCGCAATCTCCCGGACGGACCCGTTGAGCTCCTCGGTTGCCGACGCCACGGACTGGACCGCTTGATGGGCGCGACTGCTGGCCTCGCTGGCTTCCTGGGTGCTCTGCCGGTTGCGGTGCGCGGTCGCCGTAAGCTCCCCGACTTCGCGGTGAACGAGGTCGAACGACTTGCCCATCTCGGTCACGGTACTTTTGACCGTTTGTTCGAAGTCGTTTGCCACCGCCTGGCGCTGCTTCAAGCGTTCTTCCGAGGCTTTGCGCTCGGTCTCCTGCTTCTCGCTTTCCAGGCGCGCCATTTCGGCCTGATTGTCTTTGAAGACTTGGGCGGCCTGCGCCATACCGCCGATCTCATCGCGCCGCTCCTGGAACGGGATCGCGGCATCCTGCCCCTCGGCCACCTGACGCATTACACGCCCGATGGCGTTGACCGGCCGCAACACGCTGTTCAGGGCCAAGAGGTTCACCCCGACGGCGATCAGCAGGATGACGGCCGTCTCGATCACCGTCCTGCGGACCGCGGCTGCGACGGCCGCATCGATCGGCTGGGTGGACAGGCTCAGGCGCAGTTGACCGAGAGTGGTGTCCCCGTGAGCAATCGTCGCCGTCCGGGTCAGGACGTTCTGGCTCGCCGTACCCGCTTCGGCGATTTTTTCGCCATCGCTGACCACAACCGCATGCTGAAAAGCCGGTTCCGTCTTCAGCGTCTCGAGATTATCGGCGGCGGCCTCGTAGTTCATGTTCCACAACGGACCGCTGAGCGCTTGGCTCTGCTGGCGAACCAGCTTGTCCAAAGAAGCCGTGAGCCGATCGGAAAGCGTAGACCGCGTTTCCGTAACGTCGATCGCACCCAATACGACGGAGGCCACCGTCAAAAGGAGCGCGACAACGAGTATCGACTTCACGCGCAACGAGAGTGTCGGCCAAGGCATGTGTGCCCTCGTCTTTCCAAATGAACGCCGGCGCCGCGAGCGCGACACCTGAAGCGCGAACCAGAAAGGTCATATCGCGCGTTACGTTAAAAACGTGTAAATATCCAAGTTACGGAATTTTTGCTCTTTGGTTTCCGATGAATACCTGTAGATGTTTCGAGTTCTACGCTTTTGGGTATTAATTAGAATGATTAAATTCCACACCTAAGATCCAGAATTTCGGAACGAAAACCTAAGATGCATTTGTGGCTATGCGCCCAATGGAATGGCCGCAGCGAACACACACTTGGAAAAATGCGCCTAAACCTACCCTACTCGGCAGTGGCCATCGCATCGCAAATGCACGGTCGGGCAAGATCGACCCATCTTGCCCGTGATGAGCGTGCTGACGTTAACGGGATCGGGAAGGGGCCACGCGGCAGGCGGGGATGCCCTCAGCAAACGCCCCCGAGATGCGCCACGAACCGTTCCGCCGCATCGAGATCCCGCATCAGCGTCTCCCGCTCCTGCGACGCCTCCAGATCCTCGCCCCACTGCTCGATCTGGTAGGTCCGCTCGACCTCCGCGGCATGAAACGCCTGCTCGGCACTCAAACGTCCCTCGATCAGGGCCAGGCCAACGACGATCGATCCAGCCGCGTGCACGCTCGAGGACAGCGCGGCCAGATGCATCGCGTCATACCGCGCCACCGCAGCGGTCAGCGCCTGTTTCGCCGCTGCCGGCTGTTCGATCGGCAGAATGCCGGTAGTGGTGTCGAGCCGGGCATCGAAGGTAAGCGCCAGCCAGTCCAACAACGGCTGCCAGACCTCCTGCTCCCGGTCCGCCAACACCGGCGGCTTGGGCGCACGGTAGCAAACCAGATCGGTCTCGGCGTAGCGGGTGATCGCGGTGATCAGGTCTTGTCGCCGGGGCCCGGCCACGTCATGGGCGGTACAGGCCAGGGCTGTGAGCGGCATGCTGGGCGGATCGACCTGCTCGCCCTGGTCGGCCCATTCCTGGGCGATCGCGTCGGCGAGCGGCCGGGTCGGCACGGTCAGATCAACCCGGGCCCCAGGCGTCTTGACCGGTCGCGCATCCAGGGTGACGGCATAGCCGTCGTCATACGGAGCCGCCGCGGCGTCGGTGTAGAATCGTTGAAAGCTGCGCATCTTGGCTGTCGGCCTATCTATCGGTCGTTCTGTCTGTTGAGGAAGCGGTTGCCGTCGCTGCCACTGTCCGTGTCGCCGTTCGCGCCGCCGCCGAGCGCGTCGTCGAGCG
This genomic window contains:
- a CDS encoding substrate-binding periplasmic protein, yielding MKRPLIRMSIAVAALVGSIATAMGPAFAASPVDKLSFYSEQYPPFNYQEDGEPKGISIDLLEAILKEAGAETTVGDVQFAPWARGYDLALNRPGTVLFATTRTAKREDKFLWVGPITATRIGVLGAQGTADVSKPTDLNGARTATIRDDVAEQLLTEAGVSESALMPQGKAKPIVRLLEAGRADYWAYETNVAQYLLDAHGAEKPYEVKYVLSESELYFALNKETPQAQVTAFREAYQAVVDSGRRDEIVAGH
- a CDS encoding methyl-accepting chemotaxis protein; this encodes MPWPTLSLRVKSILVVALLLTVASVVLGAIDVTETRSTLSDRLTASLDKLVRQQSQALSGPLWNMNYEAAADNLETLKTEPAFQHAVVVSDGEKIAEAGTASQNVLTRTATIAHGDTTLGQLRLSLSTQPIDAAVAAAVRRTVIETAVILLIAVGVNLLALNSVLRPVNAIGRVMRQVAEGQDAAIPFQERRDEIGGMAQAAQVFKDNQAEMARLESEKQETERKASEERLKQRQAVANDFEQTVKSTVTEMGKSFDLVHREVGELTATAHRNRQSTQEASEASSRAHQAVQSVASATEELNGSVREIASNANQSTEVSQRAADRAKTTHETVGALDSAAGKIGEVLDLIRDIAEQTNLLALNATIEAARAGDAGKGFAVVAGEVKQLATQTQKATDEIASHVDGVQGATRRAVEEISGIATTIQQVDEYVQSIASATQQQDAATQEIAESAQQAAAAAQEAQAHLGEMTDAVAAAAESSGKVSSAVDGLHGDLTDLDHKTDAFLTDIRSA
- a CDS encoding ATP12 family chaperone protein, coding for MRSFQRFYTDAAAAPYDDGYAVTLDARPVKTPGARVDLTVPTRPLADAIAQEWADQGEQVDPPSMPLTALACTAHDVAGPRRQDLITAITRYAETDLVCYRAPKPPVLADREQEVWQPLLDWLALTFDARLDTTTGILPIEQPAAAKQALTAAVARYDAMHLAALSSSVHAAGSIVVGLALIEGRLSAEQAFHAAEVERTYQIEQWGEDLEASQERETLMRDLDAAERFVAHLGGVC